In Limibacter armeniacum, a single window of DNA contains:
- a CDS encoding HAD family hydrolase, which translates to MNKVNTIVFDLYNTLIKIKEPRHFFLNLFNKSENGFDLDLASYTRLLMTKDLREVVESLPSEFEELYNRYLIDLEDELKSVVVFDEVPFVLNELRPEFQLCLISNLASPYKKPFFDNGLEQYFDKVIFSSDYGFLKPERTIFKKLEDLTGNKADEVLMVGDSLKSDVEGAKKMGWHYLRVKRTGIVENRSEIKDLSAVIKHISKTEKD; encoded by the coding sequence ATGAATAAGGTTAACACAATAGTATTTGATTTATATAATACTTTAATCAAAATAAAAGAGCCAAGACATTTCTTTCTGAATTTGTTTAATAAGTCTGAAAATGGTTTTGACTTAGATTTAGCAAGTTATACTAGACTCTTAATGACCAAAGATCTACGTGAGGTAGTGGAAAGTTTACCTTCTGAGTTTGAAGAGTTATACAATAGGTATCTGATTGATTTAGAGGATGAATTAAAGTCAGTTGTAGTATTTGATGAGGTGCCGTTTGTACTGAATGAATTGAGACCTGAATTTCAACTCTGTTTAATCTCAAACTTAGCGTCACCATATAAAAAGCCATTCTTTGATAATGGTTTGGAGCAATATTTTGATAAAGTGATTTTTTCAAGTGATTATGGCTTTTTAAAGCCTGAAAGGACAATTTTTAAGAAGCTGGAGGATTTGACAGGTAATAAAGCGGATGAGGTTTTAATGGTAGGAGACTCTTTGAAGTCAGATGTTGAAGGTGCTAAAAAAATGGGATGGCACTATTTGAGAGTGAAAAGAACTGGTATTGTTGAAAATAGGTCTGAGATTAAAGATTTGAGTGCGGTTATAAAGCATATATCAAAAACTGAAAAAGATTAA
- a CDS encoding serine hydrolase, translating into MRLILTLFLFVSLIISAQCQITLSGSVVNNQTKAHIPYANIGIANTEVGTISNEDGTFLIHIPSMYVNQELLFSSVGYIRKSIPIASLSKRSELLVSLDENVIELREMEVLAKREKMKSKVLGNGKSLLLTGQLHYDTLSAGSAMALLIDKTGNEDLTFLTEGSLYIAKNLSPEFKIRLRVMAVDPLSKQPTTDLLAEQIIKTSDLKKGWLDFELKGYQLIEEAQFFIVFEWIMDKADREYVAKKYEQYIKSYPDRVSFDTVIVNDEKVSIPRVSTVVAGTVFGVTKSQKDREKFICYYRSNSFGEWKRSSGILSAKVTLSNYPVENSVSKKESPCWDLACKVDSWAEAFKNEYSIPGLQLSIGKLDTIIVSKGYGFSDIKAAKKVDRNTQFRVASVSKTMTLAAIMQLNSKGLLQLDTAIQQYVPAFPNKEYSVSIRQLAGHLGGIRGYYGKSWDEIFIQQHYKSLSDALNIFKNDPLAVKPGTEFLYSSYGYILLGAAIENITSQPYLSYMKQHVWNPLNMLSTYGDVSDSLMENKSKFYYLNGEEAAPYDLSYAYSTGGLVSTSDDLVKFGLALTQNSFFKEEIKKQFFETQYTAKGLPTGYGLGWYVTKDSQNKTVWYHTGELPSSGSILLIYPDDKVVIALLANAPIVTETEDHFLSEVLALVETIQSL; encoded by the coding sequence ATGAGGCTCATTCTAACCCTATTTTTATTTGTAAGCCTAATCATAAGCGCTCAGTGTCAAATTACCCTTTCAGGAAGTGTTGTAAACAACCAAACCAAAGCGCACATACCTTATGCAAATATTGGTATAGCCAATACAGAAGTTGGAACCATTTCGAATGAGGATGGAACTTTCTTAATCCATATTCCATCTATGTATGTCAATCAGGAATTATTGTTTTCATCGGTTGGGTATATAAGAAAATCAATTCCCATCGCTTCACTTTCCAAACGTTCGGAACTATTGGTATCACTTGATGAAAACGTAATTGAGTTAAGGGAGATGGAAGTGCTGGCTAAGCGTGAAAAAATGAAATCCAAAGTTTTAGGTAATGGAAAAAGCCTACTGCTTACAGGTCAGCTACATTATGATACACTTTCAGCAGGTAGTGCTATGGCATTGCTAATTGATAAGACAGGTAATGAAGACTTGACCTTTCTTACTGAGGGATCCCTTTATATCGCTAAAAACCTTTCACCTGAGTTTAAAATAAGGTTGAGAGTGATGGCTGTAGACCCACTGTCAAAGCAACCAACTACAGACTTATTAGCAGAGCAAATCATCAAGACTTCAGATCTAAAGAAGGGGTGGTTGGACTTTGAATTAAAAGGATATCAGCTAATCGAAGAAGCGCAGTTCTTTATTGTTTTTGAGTGGATTATGGATAAAGCAGATCGGGAATATGTTGCCAAAAAATATGAACAATATATCAAGTCCTACCCTGATCGGGTATCATTTGATACTGTGATTGTCAACGATGAAAAGGTATCCATTCCTAGAGTCAGCACAGTGGTAGCAGGAACGGTATTTGGCGTTACCAAGTCACAGAAAGACCGTGAAAAGTTTATATGTTATTACCGCTCCAATAGTTTTGGCGAATGGAAAAGATCTTCCGGAATACTTTCAGCAAAAGTTACACTGTCTAATTATCCAGTAGAAAACAGTGTCAGTAAAAAAGAGTCACCTTGTTGGGATTTAGCCTGTAAGGTAGATAGTTGGGCTGAAGCTTTTAAAAATGAATATAGCATTCCTGGGTTGCAGTTATCTATAGGAAAACTGGATACAATTATCGTTTCTAAAGGCTATGGCTTTTCTGATATAAAAGCAGCAAAGAAAGTTGACCGCAATACCCAGTTCAGGGTGGCTAGTGTTTCCAAAACCATGACATTAGCTGCAATAATGCAACTAAACTCAAAAGGATTGTTGCAGCTTGATACTGCCATACAACAATATGTACCTGCTTTTCCAAACAAAGAGTACTCGGTTTCTATAAGGCAACTAGCAGGACATTTGGGTGGAATACGAGGCTATTATGGAAAAAGTTGGGACGAAATATTCATTCAACAGCATTATAAGAGTTTGTCAGATGCGCTGAATATTTTTAAGAATGATCCGCTTGCAGTAAAGCCTGGAACAGAGTTCTTATACTCTTCATATGGATATATTCTTTTGGGTGCAGCCATTGAAAATATAACGAGTCAGCCTTATTTGAGCTATATGAAACAGCATGTATGGAACCCTTTGAACATGCTCTCAACTTATGGTGATGTATCAGATAGCCTGATGGAAAATAAAAGCAAGTTCTATTATCTGAATGGTGAAGAGGCGGCTCCTTATGACCTTAGTTATGCTTATTCCACAGGAGGGTTGGTCTCCACATCTGATGATCTTGTTAAGTTTGGTTTAGCTCTTACCCAAAACAGTTTTTTCAAGGAGGAGATTAAAAAGCAATTTTTTGAAACCCAATACACTGCTAAAGGTCTGCCAACAGGCTATGGTTTAGGGTGGTATGTCACAAAAGACAGTCAAAACAAAACAGTTTGGTATCATACAGGAGAGCTACCCTCATCTGGCTCAATACTATTGATATACCCTGACGATAAAGTAGTGATAGCGCTGTTGGCTAATGCTCCAATAGTAACGGAAACTGAAGATCATTTCTTATCAGAAGTGTTAGCGTTAGTTGAAACAATACAATCGCTTTAA
- a CDS encoding carboxypeptidase-like regulatory domain-containing protein, which produces MKQLKRTLLFLSILMTSALIISCSDNDDDEGPTQGVVEGQVMSNEDSTPLEGVQVSVFDSDSNEPIGRTVKTDAEGNYSLDLNPGTYYLRLATLGYQEVPPLGVPAIPFTIVVGETVQLDYELVKSANQDVGAISGKIQGNGSALSGVLVIATSEDGTNAYSSISDQDGNYTIWNLPAGTYGVKGWLKAYNSENVSTSVTVVAIIEETDINMSAGANGSINGTVKYLATGNKDVDVSLIHPITQQVIPGLSISTSGAFTLEGIPDGSYLARASFNNDTLVVDPDFIVKFGDPVVAVEGGTTSVSQGTSIKDVLDFAVTNSVQLDNPTNSADEIVPVETNTTGLTFSWTPYSSASDYVVELQDLNGNVVWGGFDTSGEIPLKNITTTSTSITYDGPALTAGKIYRWKVYASKDDQKSAAGWNLISVSEDQMGLIRITE; this is translated from the coding sequence ATGAAACAACTTAAAAGAACGCTTCTTTTTCTTTCCATATTGATGACAAGTGCCTTGATCATATCATGTAGCGACAATGATGATGATGAAGGACCTACTCAAGGTGTAGTTGAAGGGCAGGTAATGAGTAACGAAGACTCTACTCCTTTAGAAGGAGTTCAGGTAAGTGTCTTTGATTCAGATAGTAATGAACCTATAGGAAGAACTGTAAAGACAGATGCAGAAGGTAACTATTCATTGGACCTGAATCCAGGTACTTACTATTTACGATTGGCTACATTGGGCTATCAGGAAGTACCTCCTTTAGGAGTTCCTGCGATCCCATTTACGATTGTTGTAGGAGAAACGGTTCAACTGGACTATGAATTGGTGAAAAGCGCAAATCAGGATGTTGGTGCGATTAGTGGTAAAATCCAAGGAAATGGATCAGCTCTTTCAGGTGTACTGGTTATTGCAACAAGTGAGGATGGAACTAATGCATATAGCTCAATTTCCGATCAGGATGGTAATTACACGATTTGGAATTTGCCGGCTGGTACTTATGGCGTTAAGGGCTGGTTAAAAGCCTACAACTCCGAAAATGTAAGTACAAGTGTTACTGTGGTAGCTATAATAGAGGAGACCGATATTAATATGTCTGCTGGTGCTAACGGAAGTATCAACGGAACTGTGAAGTACTTGGCGACTGGAAATAAAGATGTAGATGTATCATTGATACATCCTATTACGCAGCAGGTGATTCCAGGCCTTTCTATATCAACCTCTGGAGCATTTACGCTTGAAGGTATTCCGGATGGCAGCTATTTAGCAAGAGCAAGCTTTAATAATGATACTTTGGTAGTAGATCCAGACTTTATTGTGAAATTTGGAGACCCTGTAGTTGCAGTTGAGGGAGGTACTACTTCTGTTTCACAAGGTACATCCATAAAAGATGTCCTTGATTTTGCAGTGACCAACTCAGTACAGTTGGATAACCCTACAAACTCTGCAGATGAGATTGTCCCTGTTGAAACAAATACTACAGGTCTAACATTTTCATGGACGCCATATTCAAGTGCTAGTGATTATGTGGTAGAACTTCAGGACTTAAATGGCAATGTTGTTTGGGGTGGTTTTGATACTTCAGGTGAAATTCCTTTGAAAAATATTACTACAACTTCTACATCTATTACTTATGACGGTCCGGCATTAACTGCTGGGAAAATCTATCGTTGGAAAGTATATGCCAGCAAGGATGATCAAAAAAGTGCGGCAGGATGGAATCTGATCTCAGTAAGTGAGGATCAAATGGGGTTAATTAGAATTACAGAATAA